A window of the Cystobacter fuscus genome harbors these coding sequences:
- a CDS encoding RluA family pseudouridine synthase, translating into METWFTPFEPQPAPDELPAAFPSPFDEQGPHALAQRAAEVMRAELRSGFVAPGVPTGPLEGAEGGKMFGVLVVREPGGRMGFLRAFSGMLGGRWSLPGYVPPLFDAEARARIESPGEAEVKRLLARAEAFQSSSELAALRDAHALQEARHARRREELRLMHEERRRLRHARRAELEAPGALSEDARRQALHRLDQESRGDKAERRREDAIQDVERRELAPRLARLERRGRALERLRHMFCRALMRRLHDTYGVVNARGARRLLRALYAPGEPPSGAADCAAPKLLAHAFAHGLTPLALAEFWWGAPPSSGGRVSGAFYAACRDKCGPLLPFMLEGLEVASPRRFAPPARVAGALSIVFEDTWLVVIDKPSGLLSVPGKDEAVTDSVLARLRARYPRATGPLLVHRLDLDTSGLLVAALDPRTHAAVQRQFLHRDVHKRYVAWVEGPVQGEEGTIDLPLRVDLSDRPRQIHDPVHGKAAVTRWRVLERTGTRTRVAFFPLTGRTHQLRVHAAHPLGLGVPIVGDRLYGHEDARLMLHAEVLEFTHPETGGRVHFERRAPF; encoded by the coding sequence GTGGAGACGTGGTTCACCCCCTTCGAGCCGCAGCCGGCCCCGGACGAGCTTCCCGCGGCCTTTCCGAGTCCTTTCGACGAGCAGGGCCCGCACGCCCTGGCGCAACGGGCCGCGGAGGTGATGCGGGCGGAGCTTCGTTCGGGCTTCGTGGCTCCGGGCGTCCCCACCGGCCCGCTCGAGGGGGCCGAGGGCGGCAAGATGTTCGGGGTACTCGTGGTGCGCGAGCCCGGGGGCCGCATGGGCTTCCTGCGCGCCTTCTCCGGTATGCTCGGGGGCAGGTGGAGCCTGCCGGGTTACGTCCCGCCGCTCTTCGATGCCGAGGCCCGGGCCCGCATCGAATCCCCGGGCGAGGCCGAGGTGAAGCGGCTGCTCGCCCGCGCCGAAGCCTTCCAGTCCTCGTCCGAGCTCGCCGCGCTCCGCGACGCCCACGCGCTCCAGGAAGCGCGCCATGCCCGGCGCAGGGAGGAGCTCCGACTCATGCATGAGGAGCGGCGGCGCTTGCGCCATGCCCGGCGGGCCGAACTCGAGGCCCCGGGAGCGCTCTCCGAGGACGCGCGGCGCCAGGCCCTCCACCGGCTCGATCAGGAGAGCCGGGGCGACAAGGCGGAGCGGCGTCGCGAGGACGCGATCCAGGACGTCGAGCGCCGGGAACTCGCTCCGAGGCTCGCCCGGCTCGAACGGCGGGGACGGGCGCTCGAACGTCTGCGTCACATGTTCTGTCGCGCGCTCATGCGGCGCCTGCACGACACCTATGGGGTGGTCAACGCGCGGGGCGCGCGCCGCCTTCTCCGAGCGCTCTACGCTCCGGGCGAGCCTCCCTCGGGCGCCGCCGATTGCGCCGCCCCCAAGCTGCTCGCCCATGCCTTCGCGCACGGCCTGACGCCCCTGGCGCTCGCCGAGTTCTGGTGGGGCGCGCCGCCGTCCTCGGGCGGCCGCGTCTCGGGGGCCTTCTACGCCGCCTGCCGGGACAAGTGCGGCCCCCTGTTGCCCTTCATGCTGGAGGGGCTCGAGGTCGCGTCTCCCCGGCGTTTCGCTCCTCCCGCCCGCGTGGCCGGGGCGCTGTCCATCGTCTTCGAGGACACCTGGCTCGTGGTGATCGACAAGCCCTCGGGCCTGCTGTCCGTGCCGGGCAAGGACGAGGCGGTGACGGACTCGGTGCTGGCCCGGCTGCGTGCCCGGTATCCCCGGGCCACGGGGCCGCTGCTGGTGCACCGGCTCGACCTGGACACCTCGGGGCTGCTCGTCGCGGCGCTCGATCCGCGCACGCACGCGGCCGTGCAGCGGCAGTTCCTCCACCGTGACGTCCACAAGCGCTACGTGGCCTGGGTGGAGGGCCCGGTCCAGGGAGAGGAGGGCACCATCGATCTGCCCCTGCGCGTGGACCTGAGCGACCGGCCCCGGCAGATCCACGATCCCGTGCATGGCAAGGCCGCCGTCACCCGCTGGCGGGTGCTCGAGCGGACCGGGACGCGCACCCGCGTGGCCTTCTTCCCGCTCACCGGACGGACCCACCAGTTGCGCGTCCACGCGGCGCACCCGCTCGGCCTGGGCGTGCCCATCGTCGGAGACCGCCTCTACGGGCACGAGGACGCGCGCCTGATGTTGCACGCGGAGGTGCTCGAGTTCACGCACCCGGAGACGGGCGGGCGCGTCCACTTCGAGCGGCGGGCACCCTTCTGA
- a CDS encoding PIN domain-containing protein — protein sequence MILYVETNFLMAVATGRESNVQDLLKAIPPLVLALPTISIMEAFSALEADIKGRKEFDRQLEQQIGQLRRDNTSHNASSLLMSLEQAKIQHAGLVNDVQGRMFELLRELSSKATWLDTSPRILLEAVETELIEGEPTDNLILHTILHHSQQYAPGPKAFLSENTRSFEQPDVKNALVASGIKFFSRSRSFLEWGSRQPSGF from the coding sequence GTGATTCTCTACGTAGAGACCAATTTCTTGATGGCCGTCGCGACGGGCCGTGAATCAAACGTACAGGATCTTCTCAAGGCCATCCCGCCCCTCGTCCTCGCCCTGCCAACGATCTCTATCATGGAGGCCTTCTCCGCACTGGAGGCTGACATCAAGGGCCGAAAAGAGTTCGACCGCCAGTTGGAGCAGCAGATCGGCCAACTGCGCCGTGACAACACCTCGCACAATGCCTCCTCCCTCCTCATGAGCTTGGAGCAAGCGAAGATCCAACACGCCGGACTCGTGAATGACGTCCAGGGTCGCATGTTCGAGTTGCTCCGGGAGCTGTCCTCCAAAGCGACATGGCTCGACACGAGTCCACGGATTTTACTCGAGGCCGTGGAGACCGAACTGATCGAGGGGGAACCAACGGACAACCTGATCCTACACACCATCCTCCATCACAGTCAGCAGTACGCCCCGGGGCCCAAGGCGTTCCTGAGCGAGAACACCAGGAGCTTCGAGCAACCGGATGTGAAAAACGCATTGGTCGCCAGTGGCATCAAATTCTTCAGCCGCTCCCGTTCCTTCTTGGAATGGGGTAGTCGTCAACCCTCTGGCTTTTGA
- a CDS encoding AraC family transcriptional regulator, with amino-acid sequence MRLSDVPHLPFGGPPPLWPPLLATRGPGARSTGHSHHAMHLVLGLDGPLRMRAADTPWTSLAGVLTAPDVPHSLDAEGRQVLLVFLDPESEAGAALAATLTGPFRALSTAERDMLAQDAEPSRLMGPEGVAWTRRVVEMLGAGVIPPPRSVHPRVRRVLRLLHALPPGEDDSLATLAAQVGLSPGRLMHAFTESIGLPLRPYLAWLRLQRAATAIVSGMPLGEAAQAAGFADSAHMSRTFRRMLGMPPSALRGARRSQLVQDREARRS; translated from the coding sequence GTGCGCCTCTCCGACGTGCCCCACCTCCCATTCGGGGGACCTCCGCCGCTCTGGCCGCCCCTGCTGGCCACGCGAGGCCCCGGTGCGCGCAGCACCGGCCATTCCCACCACGCCATGCACCTCGTGTTGGGGCTGGATGGGCCCCTGCGGATGCGGGCCGCCGATACGCCCTGGACGAGCCTGGCCGGCGTGCTGACGGCGCCCGATGTGCCCCACTCCCTGGATGCCGAGGGCCGTCAGGTGCTGCTCGTCTTCCTCGATCCGGAGAGCGAGGCCGGTGCCGCGCTCGCCGCCACCCTGACCGGGCCCTTCCGGGCGCTCTCCACCGCCGAGCGCGACATGCTCGCCCAGGACGCCGAGCCCTCGCGCCTCATGGGTCCCGAGGGCGTGGCGTGGACCCGGCGGGTGGTCGAGATGCTGGGGGCCGGAGTCATTCCGCCTCCCCGCTCCGTCCACCCCCGCGTGCGGCGCGTGTTGCGGCTGTTGCACGCGCTCCCCCCGGGGGAGGACGACTCGCTTGCCACGCTCGCGGCCCAGGTGGGGCTGTCTCCCGGACGGCTGATGCACGCCTTCACCGAGTCCATCGGGCTGCCCCTGCGGCCCTACCTCGCCTGGCTGCGGCTCCAGCGGGCCGCCACCGCCATCGTCTCGGGCATGCCCCTGGGGGAGGCCGCCCAGGCGGCCGGGTTCGCCGACTCCGCCCACATGTCGCGCACCTTCCGGCGCATGCTGGGCATGCCGCCGTCGGCGTTGCGAGGCGCTCGCCGTAGCCAGCTCGTTCAAGACCGGGAGGCCCGGCGCTCGTAG
- a CDS encoding serpin family protein, which translates to MVSLRQGLRGRLTTGWLLAACACSSGEPLDDGTGSAVEESAPGEFISAGKERVANPEVSASDLEAVAAGNTDFGAALYRELREPGKNLFFSPYSVSQALAMVYAGARGETERQLGQGLRFSLSQERFHPAMNALNQALFVPSGDTGQATPPQFHGVNAAWGQKGFAFQPGFLDVLALHYGTGMHVVDFSANSSGIREDINTWVWEQTEERIEDLLPPTAVTPLTRLILVNALHFKAAWQSPFREKGTQDAPFHTLDGATRQVPMMQGGGARYMKGEGFEALALDYVGRGFRMLIVLPDSGRFEEIESRLSADFLGRIRGALTGHQGDVHLPRFEVETSASLIPKLRELGIQDLFDEHADLSGMSSADLVVSSIEHKAFVSVNEKGTEAAAATAVVVGPPSLPVPFIVDRPFLFLIEHVSTRNVLFLGRYMTP; encoded by the coding sequence ATGGTTTCACTGCGTCAGGGATTGAGGGGTCGTCTCACCACCGGGTGGTTGCTCGCGGCTTGTGCCTGCTCGTCCGGAGAACCGCTGGATGACGGGACGGGCTCCGCGGTGGAGGAGAGCGCGCCCGGTGAGTTCATCTCCGCGGGCAAGGAGCGCGTGGCGAACCCCGAGGTCTCCGCTTCGGACCTCGAGGCCGTCGCCGCGGGGAACACCGACTTCGGGGCCGCGCTGTACCGGGAGCTGCGCGAGCCCGGGAAGAATCTCTTCTTCTCGCCGTACAGTGTCTCGCAGGCGCTGGCCATGGTGTACGCGGGCGCGCGCGGGGAGACCGAGCGCCAGCTGGGCCAGGGACTTCGTTTCTCCCTGTCCCAGGAGCGGTTCCATCCGGCCATGAATGCCCTGAACCAGGCGTTGTTCGTCCCCTCGGGTGACACGGGGCAGGCGACGCCGCCCCAGTTCCACGGGGTGAACGCCGCCTGGGGCCAGAAGGGCTTCGCCTTCCAGCCCGGGTTCCTCGACGTGCTCGCCCTGCACTACGGCACGGGCATGCACGTGGTGGACTTCTCCGCCAACTCGTCCGGTATCCGCGAGGACATCAACACCTGGGTCTGGGAGCAGACCGAGGAGCGCATCGAGGATCTGCTGCCTCCCACCGCGGTGACGCCCCTGACGCGGCTCATCCTCGTCAACGCGCTGCACTTCAAGGCCGCGTGGCAGTCTCCGTTCAGGGAGAAGGGCACCCAGGACGCGCCGTTCCATACGCTCGACGGCGCGACCCGGCAGGTGCCGATGATGCAGGGGGGCGGGGCCCGGTACATGAAGGGCGAGGGCTTCGAGGCCCTCGCGCTCGACTACGTGGGGCGCGGCTTCCGCATGCTCATCGTCCTTCCGGACTCGGGCCGGTTCGAGGAGATCGAATCGCGGCTGTCGGCGGACTTCCTGGGTCGTATCCGCGGGGCACTGACGGGTCATCAGGGGGACGTGCACCTGCCGCGCTTCGAGGTGGAGACGTCGGCGTCGCTGATTCCGAAGCTGCGGGAACTCGGCATCCAGGATTTGTTCGACGAGCACGCCGACCTGTCGGGCATGTCGAGTGCCGACCTCGTCGTCTCGTCGATCGAGCACAAGGCCTTCGTGTCCGTGAACGAGAAGGGAACGGAGGCGGCCGCGGCCACGGCGGTGGTGGTGGGACCTCCCTCCCTTCCCGTGCCCTTCATCGTGGACCGGCCGTTCCTCTTCCTCATCGAGCATGTGTCCACCCGGAACGTGCTCTTCCTCGGGCGTTATATGACCCCGTGA
- a CDS encoding terminase: protein MMERSEKLLPWQWKLYPDNHAARRNLLLHGVSVPVFQLGTLCLVAAPFTSFAWVLPGAVAMVGAMAVQGRGHRMERVAPVPFRGPLDVLARIFAEQWVTFPRFVLSGGFARAWRATSRASEAHQAGI, encoded by the coding sequence ATGATGGAACGCTCCGAGAAACTCCTCCCCTGGCAGTGGAAGCTCTACCCGGACAACCACGCCGCGCGCCGCAACCTGCTGCTGCACGGGGTGTCGGTGCCCGTGTTCCAGCTCGGCACGTTGTGCCTGGTGGCCGCGCCCTTCACGTCATTCGCCTGGGTGTTGCCTGGCGCCGTGGCCATGGTGGGGGCGATGGCGGTCCAGGGTCGCGGTCACCGGATGGAGCGGGTCGCGCCCGTGCCCTTCCGCGGCCCCTTGGACGTGCTCGCGCGCATCTTCGCCGAGCAGTGGGTGACGTTTCCCCGCTTCGTGCTGTCGGGAGGGTTCGCCCGGGCGTGGCGCGCGACGAGTCGTGCATCCGAGGCTCATCAAGCTGGGATTTGA
- a CDS encoding glycoside hydrolase family 6 protein, giving the protein MNLRRTTFRPFLATALTLASALVSACIQEPEPLTGEESPTESASQTAALTELIVNGNFNAGSTAPWWNGANTQSRVENAQWRIDVTTGTANAWDAIVGQSGIALASGQGYTLSFTASASAAGTLVTTVQTEVAPYTATLNQQVTVDATPRRYSFPFTSSLSTGQGQVTFQLGGPAARTLRFDDISLTTGTGGGTDGGTGGGTDGGTGGGSGPIAMTNGFYVDPNSNPAAWAKANSGDSRAASIQSAIASKPMARWFGNWNSDITSAVSSYVGAAATAGKLPVLVAYNIPGRDCGGYSSGGAGSPEAYRTWISGLASGIGTRPAIVLIEPDSVAQLDCLPDDANRQTRLELLRYATEQLRTRAPNTWAYLDAGNARWIAADTMAQRLHSAGVSNIRGFVSNISNFYTTAESISYGNAVSAALSSRYGYSKPFTVDTSRNGNGSNGEWCNPAGRKLGTPSQVGGGAELLLWVKIPGDSDGTCGTAPGIPAGQFSPDLAIRLINGT; this is encoded by the coding sequence ATGAATCTCCGCCGAACCACCTTCCGCCCTTTCCTCGCCACCGCGCTGACACTGGCGTCGGCCCTCGTCTCGGCCTGTATCCAGGAGCCCGAACCCCTCACGGGCGAGGAGTCGCCCACGGAGTCCGCGAGCCAGACGGCGGCGCTCACCGAGCTCATCGTCAACGGAAACTTCAACGCGGGGAGCACCGCGCCCTGGTGGAATGGCGCCAACACGCAATCGCGCGTCGAGAACGCCCAGTGGCGGATCGATGTCACCACCGGCACCGCCAACGCCTGGGACGCGATCGTCGGCCAGAGCGGCATCGCCCTGGCGAGCGGGCAGGGCTACACCCTGTCCTTCACCGCGTCGGCCTCGGCGGCCGGGACGCTGGTCACCACGGTGCAGACGGAGGTCGCCCCGTACACCGCGACGCTGAACCAGCAGGTCACGGTCGACGCCACGCCGCGCCGCTACTCCTTCCCCTTCACCTCGTCCCTGAGCACGGGTCAGGGACAGGTGACCTTCCAGCTCGGCGGCCCGGCGGCCCGCACCCTCCGGTTCGATGACATCTCACTCACGACGGGGACGGGTGGGGGGACGGACGGTGGAACGGGAGGAGGCACGGACGGGGGCACCGGTGGTGGCTCGGGACCCATCGCCATGACCAACGGCTTCTACGTGGACCCCAACTCCAACCCCGCGGCCTGGGCGAAGGCCAACAGCGGCGACTCGCGAGCCGCCAGCATCCAGTCGGCCATCGCGAGCAAGCCGATGGCGCGCTGGTTCGGCAACTGGAACAGCGACATCACCTCGGCGGTGTCGAGCTACGTCGGCGCGGCGGCGACCGCCGGCAAGCTGCCCGTGCTCGTGGCCTACAACATCCCCGGCCGCGACTGCGGCGGCTACTCGTCGGGTGGCGCGGGCAGCCCGGAGGCGTACCGGACGTGGATCTCCGGTCTCGCGTCGGGTATCGGCACCCGTCCCGCCATCGTCCTCATCGAGCCGGATTCGGTCGCCCAGCTCGACTGCCTGCCCGATGACGCCAACCGGCAGACCCGCCTGGAGCTGCTGCGCTACGCCACCGAGCAACTGCGCACCCGCGCCCCCAACACGTGGGCCTACCTGGACGCGGGCAACGCGCGGTGGATCGCCGCCGACACCATGGCCCAGCGGCTCCACTCCGCGGGCGTGAGCAACATCCGGGGCTTCGTGAGCAACATCTCCAACTTCTACACCACCGCCGAGTCCATCTCGTACGGCAACGCCGTCAGCGCCGCGCTGTCCAGCCGCTATGGCTACAGCAAGCCCTTCACGGTGGACACCAGCCGCAATGGCAACGGCTCCAACGGCGAGTGGTGCAATCCCGCCGGGCGCAAGCTCGGCACCCCGTCCCAGGTGGGCGGCGGCGCCGAGCTGCTCTTGTGGGTGAAGATCCCCGGGGACTCCGATGGCACGTGTGGCACCGCCCCGGGCATCCCCGCGGGCCAGTTCAGCCCCGACCTCGCCATCCGCCTCATCAACGGCACGTAG
- a CDS encoding fascin domain-containing protein produces the protein MKNLKMWALCLVVWGGLVPGVGLAAGLKISLQSDEGTYFARCNGCQKSVDNKIPDTVTTHAKAATEPYAQFELVLVGNGKIALKADNGKFVGRCNGCIVGGKVPDFATVHVADSAPAYAQFTIETLANGKYALKADTGKYLARCNGCSPDASTPNSVTVHATDPNKEAYAQWTIAPIFPKGSKISLQSDEGTYFARCNGCQKSVDNKIPDTVTTHVKAATEPYAQFEVVQVNGGKIALKADNGKFVGRCNGCIVGGKVPDSATVHVADSTPAYAQFKPVLLNNGKWGLQADTGKYLARCNGCSPDASTPNSVTVHATDPNKEAYAQWNLAYVP, from the coding sequence ATGAAAAACTTGAAGATGTGGGCGCTGTGCCTGGTGGTGTGGGGCGGGCTGGTGCCGGGAGTGGGTCTGGCCGCTGGTCTGAAGATTTCCCTCCAGTCGGATGAGGGGACGTACTTCGCGCGCTGCAATGGCTGCCAGAAGAGCGTGGACAACAAGATTCCCGACACTGTCACCACCCACGCCAAGGCGGCCACCGAGCCCTATGCCCAGTTCGAGCTGGTGCTGGTGGGCAACGGGAAGATCGCCCTCAAGGCGGACAACGGCAAGTTCGTGGGGCGTTGCAATGGCTGTATCGTGGGCGGCAAGGTGCCGGACTTCGCGACGGTCCACGTGGCCGACTCGGCCCCGGCGTATGCCCAGTTCACGATCGAGACGCTGGCCAATGGCAAGTACGCGCTCAAGGCCGACACGGGGAAGTATCTGGCGCGCTGCAATGGCTGCTCACCGGACGCCTCGACGCCCAACTCCGTCACCGTGCATGCCACGGACCCCAACAAGGAGGCCTACGCCCAGTGGACGATCGCTCCCATCTTCCCCAAGGGCAGCAAGATTTCCCTCCAGTCGGATGAGGGGACGTACTTCGCGCGCTGTAACGGCTGTCAGAAGAGCGTGGACAACAAGATCCCCGACACCGTCACCACCCACGTCAAGGCGGCCACCGAGCCCTATGCCCAGTTCGAGGTGGTGCAGGTGAACGGTGGGAAGATCGCCCTCAAGGCGGACAACGGCAAGTTCGTGGGCCGCTGCAATGGCTGCATCGTGGGCGGCAAGGTGCCGGACTCCGCGACGGTCCACGTGGCCGACTCGACCCCGGCATATGCTCAGTTCAAGCCGGTGCTGCTCAACAATGGCAAGTGGGGTCTCCAGGCCGACACGGGGAAGTACCTGGCGCGCTGCAATGGGTGCTCGCCGGACGCCTCGACGCCCAACTCCGTCACCGTGCATGCCACGGATCCCAACAAGGAAGCCTACGCCCAGTGGAACCTCGCCTACGTTCCTTGA